A genomic stretch from Scomber scombrus chromosome 8, fScoSco1.1, whole genome shotgun sequence includes:
- the tmed5 gene encoding transmembrane emp24 domain-containing protein 5, whose product METARVLLCVLSVFVALVSERFMVLASFSQSLDSDFTFTLPAGRKECFYQTMKKDASLEIEYQVLDGAGLDVDFFISSPSGKILFSDYHKSDGVHTVETEDGDYMFCFDNSFSTVSEKLIFFELIMDNMDADEDPDDWKEYVHGTDMLDMKLEDIMDTINNVKARLGKSVKIQTVLRAFEARDRNLQESNFDRVNFWSVFNLIVMLLVSTVQVYLVRSLFDDKRKIRT is encoded by the exons ATGGAGACAGCCAGGGTGTTGCTGTGTGTCCTGTCCGTGTTTGTTGCTCTAGTTTCGGAGAGGTTTATGGTGCTGGCGTCCTTCTCTCAGTCTCTGGACAGCGACTTCACATTCACTCTACCCGCCGGTCGAAAGGAATGTTTCTACCAGACTATGAAGAAAGATGCCTCTCTGGAAATAGAATATCAG GTATTAGATGGTGCCGGTCTCGATGTAGacttcttcatctcctctccttcagGCAAAATACTGTTCAGTGACTATCACAAGTCAGATGGAGTGCACAC CGTTGAAACTGAGGATGGAGACTACATGTTCTGCTTTGACAACTCCTTCAGTACTGTCTCAGAGAAGCTCATCTTCTTTGAGTTGATCATGGACAACATGGATGCAGATGAGGATCCAGATGACTGGAAGGAGTATGTCCACGGAACAGACATGTTGGACATGAAGCTAGAAGACATCATG GACACCATCAACAATGTGAAGGCTCGGCTGGGCAAAAGTGTGAAGATCCAGACGGTGCTGCGAGCATTCGAGGCTCGCGACAGGAACCTCCAGGAGAGTAACTTTGACAGGGTGAACTTTTGGTCGGTGTTCAATCTCATTGTTATGCTGTTGGTATCAACAGTTCAGGTCTACCTAGTCCGCTCGCTGTTTGATGATAAAAGGAAGATTCGTACATAA
- the pigc gene encoding phosphatidylinositol N-acetylglucosaminyltransferase subunit C — MGPDSAPDPAVPWRKVLWERQPFPDNYVDQRFLEELRRNEGIRQYRYWSVVKEAGFVGQQLSCVAIFITLWLYMEQGRLSPETLLWTSLVCALLGYGLYQALTSQVEPGCGPRTRLADLQSATIFLSFTFGFSPVLKTLTESVSTDTVYAMSAMMLLAHLVSFPYAQPSPPGSLSLNAALFASVCLASRLPGALHTFAMLSCALLVFALWPCLLQRLRENAPCQFAGVCLGVCIVGVGGLGFQSPGGAVLLALALMSVTLLCPLLLVRLQRHKDNIQGPWDEAEIHEDLSRFLH; from the exons aTGGGGCCAGACAGTGCCCCAGATCCAGCTGTGCCCTGGAGGAAGGTGCTATGGGAACGCCAGCCGTTCCCTGATAACTATGTGGACCAGAGGTTCCTGGAGGAGTTACGGAGGAATGAGGGCATCCGACAGTACCGATACTGGTCTGTGGTCAAAGAAGCAGGCTTTGTGGGACAGCAGCTGTCCTGTGTGGCCATCTTCATCACCCTCTGGCTCTACATGGAGCAG GGCCGTCTGTCCCCTGAGACACTGCTGTGGACCAGCCTTGTATGTGCCCTGCTGGGGTATGGACTGTACCAAGCCTTGACGTCTCAGGTTGAACCTGGGTGTGGGCCTCGGACTCGTCTAGCTGATTTACAGAGTGCcactattttcctttctttcaccTTTGGCTTCTCACCAGTTCTAAAGACACTAACAGAGTCCGTGAGTACGGACACAGTGTATGCCATGTCCGCTATGATGCTGTTGGCCCACCTGGTGTCGTTCCCTTATGCTCAGCCCTCACCCCCAGGCAGCCTCTCCCTAAATGCAGCCCTGTTTGCGTCTGTGTGTTTAGCCTCCAGGTTACCTGGTGCTCTGCACACATTTGCCATGCTCAGCTGTGCCCTGCTGGTGTTTGCCCTGTGGCCCTGCTTGCTGCAGAGGTTGAGGGAGAACGCTCCTTGCCAGTTTGCTGGGGTGTGTTTGGGAGTATGCATCGTAGGCGTAGGTGGACTGGGGTTCCAGTCACCAGGTGGAGCTGTGCTCTTGGCTTTGGCGCTAATGAGTGTTACACTGCTCTGTCCCCTGTTGCTAGTGAGGCTGCAGAGGCACAAGGACAACATCCAGGGACCTTGGGATGAGGCTGAAATTCACGAGGACCTCAGCCGCTTCCTTCACTAA